The following are encoded together in the Hoplias malabaricus isolate fHopMal1 chromosome 3, fHopMal1.hap1, whole genome shotgun sequence genome:
- the atg4b gene encoding cysteine protease ATG4B: MDAATLTYDTLRFGEFEDFPETPEPVWILGKQFNALKEKDEILSDITSRMWFTYRKNFQPIGGTGPTSDTGWGCMLRCGQMILAEALIRRHLGRDWRWVRGQRQREEYISLLNAFIDKKDSYYSIHQIAQMGVGEGKSIGQWYGPNTVAQVLKKLAVFDTWSRLAVHVAMDNTVVIEEIKRLCMPWLDFERGACAEPEGPQEMNGYLEGACALAEEALWKPLVLLIPLRLGLSDINEAYIETLKQCFMMPQSLGVIGGKPNSAHYFIGFVGEELIYLDPHTTQPAVEPCEGVQIQDDSYHCQHPPCRMHICELDPSIAAGFFCQTEDDFDDWCAHIRKLSSCRGGLPMFELVDSQPSHLINTEVLNLTPDFSDSDRLERFFDSEDEEFEILSL, translated from the exons ATGGATGCAG CTACTCTTACATATGACACACTTCGCTTTGGGGAGTTTGAGGATTTCCCAGAGACACCAGAGCCTGTCTGGATCCTGGGGAAACAATTTAATGCACTAAAAG aGAAAGATGAGATTCTGTCTGACATTACCTCACGCATGTGGTTCACCTACAGAAAGAACTTCCAGCCAATTG GAGGCACAGGGCCTACATCTGACACAGGCTGGGGTTGTATGCTGCGATGTGGACAGATGATCCTGGCGGAAGCTTTGATCCGAAGACACTTAGGCCGAG actGGAGATGGGTAAGAGGTCAACGACAGAGAGAGGAGTACATCAGCCTCCTCAATGCATTCATAGACAAGAAGGACAGCTACTATTCCATCCACCAGATAG CTCAGATGGGAGTGGGAGAAGGCAAGTCCATAGGCCAATGGTATGGCCCTAATACAGTGGCACAGGTACTCAA GAAGCTTGCAGTGTTTGACACATGGAGCCGCCTGGCAGTTCACGTGGCAATGGACAACACTGTGGTCATAGAGGAAATCA AGAGGTTATGTATGCCATGGTTGGACTTTGAGAGAGGTGCCTGTGCCGAGCCAGAGGGACCCCAGGAGATGAATGGTTATCTGGAAGGGGCCTGTGCACTGGCTGAGGAGGCTCTATGGAAACCACTCGTTCTGCTAATCCCCCTACGACTAGGCCTCAGCGACATCAATGAGGCCTACATTGAAACTCTAAAG CAATGCTTCATGATGCCTCAGTCTTTAGGAGTAATTGGTGGGAAGCCAAACAGCGCACACTACTTCATTGGCTTTGTTG GCGAGGAGCTAATTTACTTGGATCCCCACACTACTCAGCCAGCAGTAGAACCATGTGAAGGTGTTCAGATTCAGGATGATTCCTATCACTGCCAACACCCACCCTGCCGCATGCACATCTGTGAGCTTGACCCCTCCATAGCTGCT GGCTTTTTCTGTCAAACAGAGGATGACTTTGACGACTGGTGTGCGCATATTCGTAAA CTGTCAAGTTGTAGAGGAGGTCTTCCCATGTTTGAACTGGTAGACAGTCAGCCATCACATCTAATCAACACTGAAGTCCTTAATCTCACTCCAG ATTTCTCAGATTCGGACAGACTTGAGCGTTTTTTTGACTCTGAAGATGAAGAATTTGAGATCCTCTCTTTGTGA
- the dtymk gene encoding thymidylate kinase, whose translation MSCRRGALIVLEGVDRAGKTTQCKRLVQALQLSGHQAEMIRFPDRTTMIGQLISSYLEKKNNLEDHTVHLLFSANRWELVPLMKQKLEQGVNLVVDRYAFSGVAFTSAKPGFSLDWCKQPDVGLPKPDLVLYLQVCPTVASERGEFGVERYETSAFQKIVQQNFKQLMKDQTVNWKVIDASGCIEDVHTQIKNLTENAISMVENLPIGELWK comes from the exons ATGAGCTGCAGAAGAGGAGCACTAATAGTCCTGGAGGGGGTGGACAGAGCTGGGAAGACCACCCAATGTAAGAGACTTGTTCAGGCGCTGCAGCTCAGCGGACACCAGGCCGAGATGATCCGCTTCCCAG ACAGAACAACAATGATCGGGCAGCTCATCAGTTCGTACCTGGAGAAAAAGAACAATTTGGAGGACCACACTGTTCATCTACTCTTCTCTGCAAACCGATGGGAGCTGGT GCCTTTAATGAAGCAGAAGTTGGAGCAGGGAGTCAACCTGGTGGTGGATCGTTATGCTTTCTCTGGTGTGGCTTTTACAAGTGCCAAACCT GGCTTCTCTTTGGATTGGTGCAAGCAACCTGATGTAGGCCTGCCAAAACCGGACCTGGTTTTATACTTGCAAGTGTGCCCCACTGTGGCATCTGAACGAGGAGAGTTTGGAGTTGAGCGATATGAGACCAGTGCTTTTCAGAAGATAGTACAACAGAATTTTAAACAGCTAATGAAAGatcagacagtcaactggaag gtGATTGATGCATCAGGATGCATTGAGGACGTGCACACACAGATTAAAAATCTAACTGAGAATGCCATCAGCATGGTTGAAAATCTCCCTATTGGAGAACTTTGGAAATGA